gattctctttctttttctccctctgcctctcccctcccctgctttctctctctttctttctaaaataaacaaataaataaatcaatctaaaaagtaaatagaaagtTGTGCAACTAACTCCAATATGGAATTAGTGTTCTTCACGTTTCCAAAATAATATCATAAGAATTTAATTTGCAGTTGACACACATCTGAGATTTAGTCCGAGACCTGAATAACTACTTCTCATGAAAAGTTCAGAGGAAACATGGCGATGTGGAGACAATGCAGTATTATGAAAATGAAAGGTAATGCACCATATATGTTGGAGGATTTCTTTTTGAATCCTTCTTCAATTTGGGCTTTTAAGGGTAAAGAATCTGGGGACAGTCTATTAACCTTTCCACAGAAATGGTGGATTTTGCATAGAAATGAGTGTAGGGATTTTCTCAAAGTTAGAAATGTAGTGTAACCGAATCAAGGAAGGTTGGCTAGTTGAAGAAAGCCCTCAGGgaaagcagtggttctcaccATGGCTGTTGCAGTAAAACAGATTTTTAGGTCAGAATGATCCGCTTGATACTTTTTATTCCACCTTCATCTATCCTCcactttttttctgtgtttttctttcagcTCCTCTTTGTTATCTCCAAACGCAACATGCAATTTGTTCATTACTCTGCTGACAAATTGAACCATTCAAAAGTTGGCTAAAATTGTTTGAAAAGTCTACGTAGGTACAGTACTTATTAGAAGACTAGCTATTTTACTAGTGCTATTTGTCTCCAGGTCATTGCATCTCACCTTTGTATCAGATTCCTTGGAGAACCAGATGAAAGATGTTGatgtgtctttggaaaaaatggaCATATGGTCATCCACAAAGACATGGGCAAAAACATGCCTCAGTTGCAGGAAGATATGAAAAATATCAAGGCTTTCCTTGCATTCTTTGTGAATTAAGGATTCAtgtaaaaaatgttaatgtttaaGATGATCATTTTTTATGGATGTCAGAGTCTCACAATCTGACATGGCTGTGTGGTGCTCTTCAGAATACAACATCTGTTCCATGTTTACTACATTGTTGAAAATTGATCTCAGCTTACTTCCTGGATTTATAAATTGGGAGCATGTTTGTCTGTCTGCTATAGACAACAGTTAGAAGGCCACTGTAGACTAATGATGTGGATGTGTTTTATAATcagaatattaataaaacaatcagataaatattatatgttaagAGATAAttgagaaaatgtaatttaaaaatgctaagtATCTACATGGTACAAGGCATTGGGGTTGGATCTGTGgagaataaaatcttgagaatAAATAGTTTTCAAAGATTCTTATTccaaaaaagaagttaaacaaaGCACTCATGTAATTGACTTTAAGCATAGAATGTAATATTATAAGAAAAGCTGTAAAGGATGTCATTGGAGAACAGGAGTGAGAATTTCTTTTATCACAAAATAATTACTGAAGATCTCCAGAGGAGGGTTCTTAGAATTTGGGTCCTGAGGTTTTGAGAAAGTTGAAGTAGATAGAAATGAAATGATATTCCTGGTAAGAAGGAGATTATTGATTAAGCTGTTGGTTAAATATTTGATGAGGAATCACTGTTATTAATAAGTTAAAGAAACCATATGTATTTATgcttcttaatttatttaaaaatatatgtccacatgtgtaaataattttgttttataaatggacAGTCTAAAGGGATTGATAacatacaaaccaaaaccacacacTCAAAAGAGTAGTCACAATCATGGGCTATATTTTTCAAGTACAGATATTTTATGATGGATCACTCTTTCGAATGGATAAGGAAAGAATGAGCTTATTGTGATTATAACATCAAGACTCATTTTCCTTGTGGTTTGAAGTCTTTGCCAAAGATTACACAAttcaaagagatttaaaaaacaacaacaaactgaaATTCTAAAGTAAATAACATCATTAGACACTTTCCCaagagtggtttttgttttggagGAAGATAAGGTACATTTCAAGTATGTTGGGGAGAAGAAACTTTAccaagggagaggaaaaaatatataggggAAATTTTCTGTCTGTTTAGTCTATCTGTGCTATGGACACAACTGTCAAGACAGATATTGAAGGTATGATGAGTTTAGGAAGGAACACAATGGAATAAGTAAGTCTTCCaaattgtatttcaatatatCACATTTGCGTTTATACTTTTATTTGCTTGTAATGTCCCTCTCAACACAGATCTTTGAGAAGAAGGGTCTAGAGAAAAGATTATGTTTTTGGCAGTGAAGTCAGTggtaatcttttttattttttttcagatttgaaaaaggaaatcttCATTTGAAAGGAGTGAAATTTCAATGATGAATGATTCATTGACTTTGCCAGGatagaaaacaaatggaatgaagttctttttttttttttaagattttatttatttattcatgagagatacacagagagaggcagagacataggcagaggtagaaacagactccctgcagggagcccagtgtaggactggatcccgggacccctggttcctgaactgagccaaaggcagatactcaaccgctgagccacccaggtgccctggaatgAAGTTAGTTCTGACTATTTACTATTCCTCTTGTCTAAATCTGTACCTGCTCACCTCTTCTGAATCTGCTGTGTTACAAGCAAGaatgtgggatttttttggtACCTGGAAAATAAAAACCCTATTGGGGATTATAATCATGATTTGGTCCTACATGAACTGCCTGGTGATATCTCCCCAAATGAGCTCAGAATCAAAGTGCTTAAACTAAAATTTGGATTACTGAAAACATGAGCTATTGAgtaataatatttccttttcatttgcatGTAACCTCAGGGATTTTGGGTCTCCTAAGGAGTGCTTTTCAGAAATGGGAGGGAGAAAATTAGAAATGCAATATTTGAGATATTATCCACTATCAAAGAACATTCATTCACTTTCCTGCATCAGTTTATGTCAAGTACTAAATATCATAAAGATGTTTGAAggtaatagaatattatttaagttataaggggcacctgggtggctcagtggttgagtgtctgccttcggctcaggtcatgatcccggagtcctgggatccagtccgacactgggctccctgcagggagcctgcttctccctctgcctatgtctctgtctctctgtttctatgcatcttgtgaataagtaaataaaaatttttttttaaaattttttatttatttatgataggcacacagtgagagagagagagaggcagagacacaggcagagggagaagcaggctccatgcaccggaagcccgacgtgggattcgatcccgggtctccaggatcgtgccctgggccaaaggcaggcgccaaaccgctgcgccacccagggatccccagtaaataaaattttaaaaaggaataagttATCAGTATTTCCTGTTCCTCTTTTCAAGCCATAATATCTGGGAGCAAGTGTTTAGTGAAGACGgacatattatacatttataaaaataaacattctctTTAATATGTATAACaaatagttgagcatctgcctttggctcaggactggacccctgcagggagcctgcttctccctctgccttgtctctgccttctctctgtgtctctcaaaataaataaataaataaaatctttaaaaaataaaataaataaacagagggACAAATGGTTGAAGTGACTTGTAGGAAAGTACCCCTAATACATCCATGATGaggaatttttcttaaaatattccataaaaCCACATATCACACCATgaattaattcctttattttttacagatcAGTAACTTCACACTCAGCCTTCTCCTCATTCGTGAAATCATGCACCTGAATAATAATGTGACTGAGTTCATTCTGCTTGGATTGACCCAGGATcctgttagaaaaaaatagtgtttgtcacttttttgtttttctatttgggGACATTGCTGGGTAACTTTCTGATTATTACTACTATCAAGACCAGCCAGACACTAGGGAGTCCAAtgtacttcttccttttccaccTATCCTTGTCTGACACCTGCTTCTGTACTTCCATAGCCCCTAGAATGATTGTTGATGCACTTTTGAAAAGGGCCACAATCTCTTTCAGGGAGTGCATGATACAAGTCTTTTCATTCCACTTCTTTGGCTGCCTGGAGATCTTCATCCTTATCCTCATGGCTgctgaccgctatgtggccatctgtaagCCCCTGCACTACACAACCATCATGAGTCGACAGGTCTGTGCTGTGCTGGTGGCTATTGCCTGGGTGGGGTCCTGTGTGCATTCTTTAGCTCAGATTTTTCTGGCCCTGAGTTTACCTTTCTGTGGTCCCAATGTGATCGATCACTATCATTGTGACTTGCAGCCCTTGTTGAAACTTGCCTGTGCAGATACCCATGTGATCAATCTACTGTTGGTATCCAATAGTGGGGCCATTTGTACACTGAGTTTTGTCATGCTGATGTGCTCCTATGTTGTCATCTTGTATTCTCTGAGAAATCACAGTGctgaagggaggaggaaagcccTCTCCACCTGTATGTCCCACATCATTGTAGTCGTCTTGTTCTTTGGTCCttgcatatttctttcttttttttttttccttgcatatTTCTATACACACGCCCTGCAACCACCTTTCCCATGGATAAGATGATAGTTGTATTTTATACACTTGGAACACCTTTGATCAATCCTTTGATTTACACACTTAGGAATGCAGAAGTGAAAAATGCCATGAAGAAGTTATGGAGGAAGAAGTTGATTTCAGATGACAAAAGATGAATAGGAGTTTCAAATTTTTCTTCACAGTTTGGATTTGCCCCGAGTCCATAAAGaatgttatctttttattgtGGTGTTAACATAATCTGGGGGCATGAGAACTCATTTCTTCAAGAATGAACATGTAAACTGGTCAATGTTGAGTCAGTTTCATGCAGAGGAAGAGACAGCATCAGGTACAAACAGCCATGTCATGACAAGTGCCTTAGATGTTCACTACTGTGTCTCCTCTTGCCTGCCTAgcatcactgtggttttaatttagtttttccCTGTCCTTTTTCATGTTGACTTCTGGTATTCTCTTTATAGTTACACTTTTGTATGCTTGTATCTACAGCCTGGCTGGCTTTTCCTCTTTCAAATGTCTTCCTTTGTATTAGACACTTCAGTCATATCATATTTGATCATGGACTGTCAACTTGTATGTTTTTTTGTGATTGAGCAGAAAGCACCAGATTCAAATAATTGTAAAATCTTCATGTTTTAAGGGACAGTCTATAATCTAAGCAATCTCCCTTCTGTTTTTGGAGTTATACTACAAattcttcacatatttatttatatccttcTAGAATAGTGACAGAATATATTGTTAATATCACCCTTTTGAAGGAATCTTTTTACCTTAGGAAGGTTCTGAGAGTTGGGGTTGTACacatattattctttttgtaAAAACTACTTTTTGCTTCTACATTGATCACTCCTAACTTGGAGGAAGCTTCAAGTTTTTCTTAGATCATACAAGTTATAAAAAATTTTGTACTATTGGGTTATTATGATTGAAGCATAGATGGCCCAAATTAAGCAGATATATTCATGAGGGCTAGAGGTAAAGCATACCAGCAACCAATGGTTGAAATCGGGAATTTGAATATAATAACTGATTAAGAATATTGGAACTCAGAAGACTCTTTTTAGGCTTTGAAACGGAAATAGTTAAATTGTAGATATGAATTGTCTTAGTGAGTTTTAATATAATCTAGAAAAGAGGGTAACATGAGAAATTTATTGGATTAAAACTGCATTTATGCAGTGAAGAGGGATATCACCCTTTGTTATCATTCATCAACATCACAGTATTGAAATACGTGATCACTAAGAATCTTTCtgatttcagtttgttttcttatttgtatttttatccatatagaaaatttaacatgagtatttttattttgtacttatttttatttacaaattacTAAATTATGTTATAATTATGAAATCTGTATTAACTTTTTCATACCAGGAACCTCAGAACTTCTTAGCTTGAggagcacctgactggctcatttggtagagcatgtgactcttgatctcagagctgAGTtcatcaagccccatgtttggtgtggaatctacataaaataaaaatttaaaaggaaaaaaagaacttagcttgaaaaaaaaaaaaaagatcatctatTCTCTGCACTGCTTGGGAAAGAAATACTGTGAATTCCACAATGAACACTAGTGACATATATagatcactttttcttttcagattcagaatttattcatctcaAGCAGTTTATCATTGATAATAGCTGCTGATTTTCCTCTTGCAATGGTCGCACTTTAGTAAATCTCAGTTGGCAGCGTTTTATTTGAAGTCCTCTTCAATTTCAAGACAAGGCATATATGAAAAGGGGAGTATGTTGGATCTAATTTAGGTACCTCCCCAGAAACACTATCCAACATGCTTCCAATATGGAGTTCCCAAGGCTGCTGTCACCATGTCTCTTGCTAACAGAGATTATGATCTAATTCCAGttcagaattttttaataaagagtgGAACTGCAAAGGTGATAGAACATGCAACTTCACCAGGATTTTCTTTCTGAAGTCAGAATTTTGATACAGAGTAAGACTGTGATATCTAAAGTAGACACATTtgtgtggggaagagggagaactCTGAACTCACAGATGATCTTACATCCTCTTGGTTGTCATAAGTAGCTCCCTCTCCCTTGAAAGAGGACAATATAGTCTTCCCTTGCTTAGACACATTGTGATTACCTCATTTGAACAAGTCAGACAATGATATTTGGTTATCTCATGAGCTTCCTCCTATACCCTTCTTTGCTTCCAAACATCTAATTAGGTACAAGTCACACGGAAGGCCAAGCAGGAAAGTCCTTTCTTGCTCTAGGAGGATATGTCATTACATGTGTTATTACAGTGTAGTATAATAGAAGTTTAGAGTTGAGGTCTATCCCAATTGGCTTTTTCTGCAGACCTACATTACTGGAGATGCATCATCAAATAACTATGTTGTTCACTTTACTCACAGAACTATTAGATCTTTTGAATAGAACTATAAGACAGAGCTACCAAAAGTATGAAAGACCTAATAGcgctttttattttaatcttaggTATTAGCATGTCCTCAAATTCTGTTTAATTCTTGGATGTGCTAGTTTAGGAGTGAATATGATTTAAACTCATTCATACTCAGAGAGTCCTAAAGTAAATTGCTTAAAGAAATTAGATCCCAAAGTTTCTAGGTAGAAAAATATGCTCTCAGGAAGTCATCAGTGTGTCCATATtcaaatggagaaataataaGCCCAACTAACAGAATCACAGCTTGACATGGCAACTGAGGACTGAATATagggtatatatgtatgtatatattatttttaatttttgctttttagcaTTCTTAGAatcttctttattaaatttttaaattttttaaaagatttctatttatttgatagagagcacacaagcagggggagtggtagagggagaagcagactctccactgagcagggagcctgacatggggctcaatcccagcaccctgggatcatatctgagctgaagacagacacttaaccaactgaaccacccaggggccccagaaacATCTTTATTACAAATGCTTTTAAACACTTCTCCACCTGTATTGAAGAATGGAATAACTTCCATTTACTGATGCTACACAGTTCTCAATGCAACTTgcaagttcttattttttttatgacaatcatattacaaatatattaatatatcaaatCAGCATGTTGTACACCATACAATTACataagatattttccttttttaaaaagcaacattctttttaaaagggcTATGTTGAAGAgaaattttagtttaaattttgGAGGAACTTAGGCAATCTTAGTGGGAAGTGAGAAACAATCACATTgagattttcttaataaaaatttacTGACTTTAAATAATGTTGGCTACTGTTgtgcataataatttttaaaaaaaccttttacatttaaaaaatgcatatgtctgaagacagaatttttttttgacatgacGTACTTTCCTAGGTCTTAAAATTTGCTGTtaggggttgaattgtgtcctccaagAAAAGAATAGTCCCTAGTActttagaatgtgaccttatttaggaATAGTGTGTCTGACAATTGACTTTTGATTGCAATGTAATGTACTAACATTAAGCTCTGATGGTTGAGACATCCATTTCAAAAACATCTCCTGTGCAGTGAATACAAGGCCAACTACAAAACTAGATGAGGAGCCACTGCCCCACTCATGAAGTACCCTTTCTGGAAAGCTCTGGGTGACCTAAAATGGACTATTTAAGTGACCCTGTGTTTTTCGTCCTGTACTTTAATCCAACTCCtatgttttaaattcattattgGTGAACCCCCATACTCTGGGTacgccattcttttttttttttttttttttttaagattttatttatttattcatgagaaacagagagagagaggtagagacacaggcagagggagaaacaggccccgtCAGGAAGTCAGACtgcatcccgggtctccaggatcatgtcctgggccaaaagcagcgctaaacccctgagccacccaggctgcccagtaccCCACTCTTGACCTCAATAAAGGCAGAACCTCAGAGTGGCaagctctttctgtctctccctgtctctaacTGTGACCAAACTGTGTGGCCCCAGGAGTGTCATGTACCTTTTGTGACTTGGTGAAAAATAAACCTTGTTTTGTCAAAGTGCTCACCTAATTGTTTCACttgagaaaaggaggagaaactgaAAAGAACACAGGCCTTTCTTTGGGGTCTCAGAATTGCAATTCGGGGTGCACAAATTTTGGAATAAACAAGTAAAGTGTCCTGCTCATGTGGGAAaagcaagagtttttttttttttttttatgagaaagaagaaaggtacAATCAGATGATTtagattaagaaaaagagaagaaaatttaatttggTACTGACAGATGAAGCCACTGTTGAttactatcttttcttttttcttttttaagagacagagttTGGAGATGGCaatcagaggaagagagagggagtcCTAAGTATTCTCcacacccaatgcagggctggatctcaggaccttgagatcatgactgagcagaaatcaagagtctgatgcctaactgactaagctacccaggcatttgCTTTTGATTATCATCTAATTGATTATTCTACTGAAGCTGTCAAGCAAAACTATTCCTGGTTTGCAGTAGTTAACTCTTCTTTCCTCATAAAGTTCTTATCAGTAGTTTTATGGTCCTAATGACAGTTGTTTTGTTGGATTTTgtgagaaaaatcttgaaaaattagCACTGCTCTGGCCCAGTTAAAGAATTCattcattagaaagaaaaatggagcTTCAAAATGGAGTCTCTTGTCTCCAGAAATTTTCTAGCTTGCAGTTAGCAGGAAGGCAGGTAGAGAAGGTTGACTCTCAGCTCCCAGATGTCTTTGCATGTGTGGCCCCTTTGTCTTCAAAGCTAGGAATGGGAAATTTTATTCTAATTGTActttgaatcttttttattcttctgttaccaatcaggaaaaaaaaaaattttctttctttctttctttctttctttctttctttctttctttctttctttctctctttctttctttcttttcttctttcttttctttcttctttcatttaaattctattagccaacatacagtacatcattagacacagatgtagtgttcaacaaTTGTGGGATTAGATAAGATCCAAACATTTAACTCAAAGTCAGCATATATCAGTAATCTTAATTACATTTAGAAATCCCTTTGGACATgtaattcttcatttaaaatttttaaaaaatattttatttatttattcatgagatacagagaaagagaggcagaacgTAGACAGCGGGaaaagcaagttccatgcagggagcccgatgtaggactagattccaggagtacgggatcacaccctgagccaaaggcagatgctcaacccctgagccacctaggtgcccctacatttaacatttaacatatgATATATTATCACATTTCCAGTCCCAGGGGCTACGGCAGGAAATCCTGAGGGGCATTTTGGAATTATGTCTACCACAGTGTTAAAGAAGTTTTGAAAAATTATGGCTTTAACCCCAAAATGGAGAATGTACAACTCAGTGTTTCTAAAATGAGGATAGCTTTATCTCTATTAAATATGCCACCTTTGCATCCCATTCCAAATGTTATCCATGAGGAAAATACGACATTCCCTTAGGTGTGGAGTAGCCTTAGAGGAAGTAtaagtaacattttatatttacttaatcATTGAATCCAACTAAATATATGATCTTCATCACGTATCTTATACAATtaactcagctataaaaaattgTCTACATAAATGGACATATCAATGCCATGGATGAGGGCCTGGAGTGAGGAACTGACATTTCAGGATGACAGAGTTTTGCACAGTGACCTATTGTCTGATCTTGTCCTTAATTGTCAATGACTTCTGTCTACAGATTGTGATCTGAATGCTTTGTCCTGTAGATATTTCCAAGTTTCTTTGTAAATTGTATCAGAAagtttctaataataataataaataatagcagTAATACTAATTCTAATAATAATAGTGACTAAGTATTACTGATGTACAAAATAATTGTACTTATAGGTAAAGAATCTAAATTTCAATGAGATAAGTGTCTTActcaaagtcacatagctggtaAAAGGTACACCTGGGATTCAAATTCAGACCCTTTGTGTTCAGTGACTGAGGTGGTAAACATGAAATCATCCTGGACATCTGGCAAACGTATGTCATATAAAATTACTTCTTCTTCTAAAGATGCATATCTAATTAGGTTTTGATGCCGTTGTTATGGTGCATCCTTCAGCCATCTCTCTGTTTTcattcacatgcacacatacatgcccccacacacaaaataatCAGTCTTCCTTGCAGTGTTTCtgacatcaaaaacacaaaaatgggatccctgggtggcgcagcggtttggcgcctgcctttggcccagggcgcgatcctggagacccgggatcgaatcccacatcaggctcctggtgcatggagcctgcttctccctctgcctatgtctctgcctctctttctctctctc
This is a stretch of genomic DNA from Canis aureus isolate CA01 chromosome 21, VMU_Caureus_v.1.0, whole genome shotgun sequence. It encodes these proteins:
- the LOC144293277 gene encoding LOW QUALITY PROTEIN: olfactory receptor 4C16-like (The sequence of the model RefSeq protein was modified relative to this genomic sequence to represent the inferred CDS: inserted 1 base in 1 codon; deleted 2 bases in 1 codon); this translates as MHLNNNVTEFILLGLTQDPVXKKIVFVTFLFFYLGTLLGNFLIITTIKTSQTLGSPMYFFLFHLSLSDTCFCTSIAPRMIVDALLKRATISFRECMIQVFSFHFFGCLEIFILILMAADRYVAICKPLHYTTIMSRQVCAVLVAIAWVGSCVHSLAQIFLALSLPFCGPNVIDHYHCDLQPLLKLACADTHVINLLLVSNSGAICTLSFVMLMCSYVVILYSLRNHSAEGRRKALSTCMSHIIVVVLFFGLHISFFFFFPCIFLYTRPATTFPMDKMIVVFYTLGTPLINPLIYTLRNAEVKNAMKKLWRKKLISDDKR